The genomic stretch tgctttcaCTAACCTCCACTGCTATCGCAGTGATGtttccctctgctcccgcaggagcccgtttccactgccgcagcagtgatgtttcccctGCCTCCTGCAGATGCCTGTCTCTCCACCGCCACAGCAATGTTGTTTCCTCTGCTCCGCAGGTGCACCGCTTTCACTAACCTCCACTGtcacagcagtgatgtttcctctgctcccgcaggagccctgctttccACAAATTTCCTCCACTGtcgcagcagtgatgtttcccctGCCCTCGCAGGAACCCTATTTTCACAGCGGTGcctttcctctgctcccgcaggagccctgtttTCCACTAATCTCTACTACCATCGCAGTACTgtctcctctgctcccgcaggagccctacatttcacaaattctccactgccacagcagtgatgtttcctctgctcccgcaggagccctaattttcacaatttctcaactgccgcagcagtgatgtctgtactgctcccgcaggagccccacCTTTCACAATCTCCATTGCCACAGCAGTGTCACTTtccctgctcccgcaggagccctgcttttcacaatctctgctcccgcaggagccctgtttTCCCAACCACCGCAGTGGTACTATTCCCTCTACTCCCGCAGGAGCCATGCCTTCTCACATtctccactgccacagcagtgTCACTTtccctgctcccgcaggagccctgcttttcaCAATCTCTGCTCCCGCAAGAGCCCTATTTCTCCACCACCACAGCGGTGCTGTCTCCTCTGCTCCCACAGTTTTCcactgctcccgcaggagccctgctctTACAATTTCcccactgccgcagcagtgatgtcTCCCCTGCTTCCGCAGGAGCCCTGTTTCTCCGCCGCCGCAGCGGTGCTGTtttctctgctcccgcaggagccctgcttttcacaatttccaACTCtcacagcagtgatgttttctACAGGAGCCCCGTTACCTCCCACTTTACATTCAGCAATTTTTTGGGGGGACACACACAGTTCCCGGCTGCTGTCCGATGCTAGTTTGCGATCTTTTGGGGGATtgttctgggttcgggcctaaGGCTGAGACCGGAACCCTCTCCCCGCCAGGAAGCGCTCCGGGCTTAGTTCATTAGCGAGCttggagccctctcctcggacagcacgccaaatacgcatattaataactctgttctgaattatttgtaagtgtgaactcgtgaaatgatgttttattaacaaagttcgggaggaacatgttcaaataatcaacctaatcAGCTCAACTATGACCAGCTGTTGACAATCAGCAATCAGGTATCCACCTCAACAGAaacctatagaccccttcaaagtttgtaaacattgaatgactatcgggtgcgcgcgcagcatggggtcaaactgttcataccatccaggctttataatgtaatctaacagggctgaaaaattatgacttacctcaaatgaagtgaacacaacaaacacaagcctctttgatatttgcattgtcccagtctgcacgttaattgcttgcagctgcagatgttgtatttttttgtttttgagattctgcatgaatcgcgaaaacttaacgaaagacctggtgcgattttcacaaccCACGACgaaagtaggcatttttgacgataccgaataatacgcaactctatctgctgtaatgccttttctgaccctgacatgcgcagtggaaactgcctgtgacgtgaaccgtgaaggggtctatatagACTGGAAACCAACTCACCCTCATTCCTTGATAGTTTCAGCATCCCTCCACCTCCCCTTCTCTGCACGATTGCCTAAGTCACCTTACTAACCAGAACAGGGGGGATtgttctgggttcgggcctaaGGCTGAGCCCGGAACCCTCTCCCCGCCAGGAAGCGCTCCGGGCTTAGTCCATTAAcaagctcggagccctctcctcggacagcacgccaaatacgcatattaataactctgttctgaattatttgtaagtgtgaactcgtgaaacaGTTCATATCACCTGCAAAACTCACTTCAAGCAACACAACTCTTAtcacatgactcaaaacagctcagtgcagccaaacacaatgcacaaccctcactgagataacacacactgtcactcacaacacactgagaggaaaaacactaGCATCAAACATCAATACACACAATACAAACTTATTATCTTTACAGTTTCaacaatttcagtgacttcataaaaagtaatattttctTCAAAGAAAAGAATGACAGTCTTTCACATAATTTATTGCTTATgcgtaaaaaaaattttgtttggtTCCAGTTTCCGACCGACCCTGCCAATTTATGTGCgacccaaatttattttatgagcttggggaagaaataatacacattaaataaatacacaaataaaaaaactttgagGCGAACTATAATTTATCTTTTAGTACAGAaccgtttttgtaaagcacgcgTCCTCCAGCAACAAACAAAGCAGCTACACGGTCGTTAACACAATAGTTCACAGATTGTTGTCGTCACTTACAAAAGCACTGGTAAAGTGGTAATTTTTGGTGTGCATTCGAGCTGTTTCGTGCACAGCAACGTGATCTTTTGCCCCGCCGAAAGTTGtaaattacagacaaaaaaAGACGAGCTGAACAACGATATGCAAGTGGGCTTTTCTCTTCCAGAGAGCACAAACCAAGGCTCATTTTTGCTGGCAGTAAgtgaattataatatttgaatttatggtattatgaccagggcttgacattaacacccgccaaacgCGGGTAAGATTTCGGCCGTAAGGCGggttgtagttttcttaaaagttatgcgaaatgataaacaatacgcaatgcgacactgggaaactacaactcccatgagcatTCTGCACCCAGAGCAACGCACAGAGATCTGTTGAGAGACGCGCACGCGATCAGCagggcgttgcggaccaaagcgtcaccttccagagaccgcgcgagagctgatggatttgcgaatgcacaagaggacgcagtctgagcgcatacacacttcgggaaagataaaacaattgcatggaagtgattgaagagatataaattgcgtgcacACTCTCAGTGCAAGACAGTGCCGGCGCCAGCCGAGCGCTGATGAGGGGGCGTCTTAAATACCAGAGGGGGCgatcacacaaaatgcatttaattcccCAAGCTAGAAAATACATATAGCTTTGGTACGTCCCTTAAGCTTTAACgtgttataaacaaacatctctGTAATACAACCACAAAAACTACAGCTACAGTGAGCAACGTACATGATCTaaacacttttactatatacaacaacaaaaaagcataCCTAACGTTACTTAACAGCACAACACTGCTCATTTGAAGTTCAGACCCAGAGGTAGTTTCTTTTTAATCCATTTCGACTGTCCATTGtgaaattagttaatgcaatataatacccTGATATTATGAAATGTTCGTTCGTGTTTGCTTTCCATATTGCAAATAATTTTTACGTAATGGTGGGGGACAGTGTTTGCAAATGGTTTCTAGCGCAAAAACGGTccaaacgcaacattttatcaaaattttggttcaatttgatcatttaacgtagttattttaactgccaCAAGTAATGCACCATAAGCTAGAGATTAAACACCAGCAGATAGAAAACCACAAAAGCAAAATGACAATAACTCGTTTACACATTTAGCTATGCTTTAGGATAGGCTAATTCAAATACCTATTCGTTAACTATAAAttcaatgtctgttttttatctattaatattaataataatacatgtatTTTACTTCTGATacacaggtgtgtgtgtgagagagagatcgtatgcttacctttaacgttaaatgcagaacaataataGGTTGGTTGTACTTTAACTTGCAAGGATGCTGAAGAACATaaacatctgaacttttcaaaactatgtacagtctggctgaagttcatggtGCCAGAATTGACATGACAGCCGAACATTTGGTTCTATGCACCTGAAATGCTCCGATAATAATCCATGCCACGGCATTAATTGATGTGTGATAATCCGAGTCCGGTTTGCAGAATTTGCAGTCctattttacatatatatccATTGCTACAGGGCTGGCCCGGGTCACTCTCCCACTCCTTTCTGTAACTTTTGATATGCTTTCGCACTTCGACATCTTGATTTCCCGCTGAGACGCGGGCTCATTGTCGACGTGCGTCAAGCCGTCAACACAAAAGGCTTGTTCAActccatgcggcgctgcaagaaacgacagccggatgacgtcaaagtaccgcgagaacgattcgagaaatcatgcaaagtgtaatttcgtctcgctctcgcggcgCTTTGACGTCATCGGCTCACAGTTCTAGTGGCGCCGCTTGAAGTGTAACAAGCCATGGAGTGGGCGTGTGTTTATTAATGTCACGGTAGAATACATGCACACTTGATTTTTtggttttgttaaataattagacTATAAAATTCACTTTAGGAACACAATACACAaggcaaatgtgatttttaaataaaatattatcattaaaataaaatcccaTTCAACATTAATGGTGGTCTGAGGGGGCGAGATAGTGCCGGTGAGGGGGCGACGCCCCCTCACGCCCCCTCGTGGCGCCGGCCCTGGTGCAAGAGCGAAGAGAAATTCAGtgcatacctgaatgcacacgaaatcaaaaGAAACCCGCCATcgagaggttcgcgcatcattttaatgtaacaataatgccctcccgacatttgtcattaaaagtcttaaatcacttttatcagaaaccatttagcttataaaatacatctgcatgacagtaaaattaatgtacatatcttgacagtatttactgctgttgttaataaatatttaaagtggttatCGATGGGttttgtttatcttttcagtttagaattagtgtttcttctacacccctgttctacttttaatatattcaagtaaatctatttatgccttacttactagcatgtttttcatgcaccttatatgatctatactgatataccagctatataccagctaaatgttgtcttaattcGGGTAgtgcatttgaaattcagtctgcatctaatttagcaagtaaatttgctcgaattaaagtcattttaggatgccaaagtcaaatttaatcatataaaatttaagtttgGCTAGTACCTTtgaaaaacaactagccactttggctggtgagcaaaaaagttaatgtcaagccctgattaTGACATTTGTTGAAGAGTTCCACTTTTATACTTGAGCCACAGGCTCACGTAagatatttttcatatcatacagTGTTTTCCACACATAAGTTAGACTAATTCTAGTTAGACAGATTCAACACCGGCCTCCACATATTGcgttttgttatttatttatttttttactttaaaacacgCAGTGTATTCGTTCAGCTGCATTTACTGttcctgctctctctctctctctctctctctctctctctctctctctctctctctctctctctctcacacacacacacacacacacacacacacacacacacacacacacacacacacacacacacacacaaacacacaattaaAAAGAGATAATCCGTGGAGATACGTGGCTCTGCGCTGCATGAGACAAACACGCAATATGGCCAAAGTCACCTCAAATATATCCgctattcaatttaaatatttaacaatttcctacctatcccttgctgccactgtaaaaaaataaaataaaataaattccctaccgacccatgacctaaactgacaaccaaccagaaccaaacttatttttttttatgccttatttacatttttagaacATCATAATTCTTTGaggtaaatgaaaattagctATTTGCTTCAATAGTTTGTAAAAATTTACAGAATTACAGTCATGAGAAAAAAGGTAGAAAGAAACTAAAAGTGTATACTGTAATTCAAACAAATAATTGGGGGACTAATCCTGCCTCTCTATAGCATCAGGGCAGGCCACTACCTACCACCCTTCTCCCTCCGCGAACCCATCTTCCTTGTTCCATTTCCAAAATTTGTCTTTCTGAGCTCTACCTTAATATatcattatatttatatgaaattgcaatcagcagtgtttgaaatgcacaaggctgaaatcaattctgttttgaatgtgtggttcacagttttgacagcactgtgttagcatttgaacatagtgctgtaaatccacagtgttgtgcaggttgtggttaaagtcatgagataagtgtgtagagttttgaaaactgtgttcaagcaatgaaaaatgaactagagtttggtccacatgaactgctgctgtgcagactgtagttagagttttgcacatgtgactccagttgtgcccactgtcgtttagcaatcgaaaaagctgtaaaataacactaaattcAAATGTCACTGCAATAGTGCCACCTAGTGGCAAGTTGAGTATCAATTGACTGCGTAGTATAGGTGAGATTTGGGATCATTCTTCAAAGTTTGGTGTCTTTGAGTGTTTTATAATGTTCAGACACGTTAAGGGAAGAAATGGGTTCCAGTTTCTTTGGTGTTTGGAACTGTAGGGTTTCAATAGTTCATCTCAAGTTGAAAAACAAAATGATGAATCAACAACTAGTGTATCACTCATAGTTAAAACAGTTTCCTGAACAAACAGGAAATGTATACTCAGGCTCCGGCTGGGCAGAATGTTATCTAGTTGCCAGACTCTTATAACAGTTATAGAGTTTGAACATAAATCATTACAAATCAGTACTTATTGACAGGAAAATAACAACGAATGATGCAAAGCATTACGGATGTATGGATGGTACATCAGTTCTTGTGGAGTTCAGGTTCAAGTTTCTGAAGCCTTTGTGTAAGCTAAATCTGACATAAACACAGAATAGCAAAACTGATGTGGTATGCATTAGATCTTTAAACTTTATCAAATCttaaaaatgttctttataTGATGAACATTTACTGGTGAACACAAAATTGTCCAATTAAATATAGagggtttcagcagtaacaacataaacaagcgggtgtcgtggtccgcacgtaacttccggtaaactccgctaaaaataaataacaacaaagttctttaaacgtagtttatttatataacaagctaaAAAACTAGATTACGAAACGAAAACATTTGTTAtattcgacgaggcatttgttcaagagttcagtttagcaactagtcagaccattaaaaaaacgaaaccggaagtaaagttcggatccagacgtgtatcgcatcagtgcacgtgcgtccgatgaaaccgtctataaagcACCTCTGAGCAGCGTTGTCATCATCCACCACAATTCACTTCTTGTTCTCAGTTCAACTTCTTGCTTTTTAATCAAACTGATATTTTTAATGACATATTAATATTACTAAATACTCTACAGACCATCATTGGTGTGCAGGGGCCGGATTCACGaaaacattcttaagacaaaaaataagaaagttcTTAAGTTAAATTATAAGAAGTGCGTAAGAATGTTCCTAAGTGGAATTCTCAAACATTTCTTaagttctcaatttttttcttaagaatatctTAAATTTGTGTCTTACGAATAAAATGACAagcttttaaatgaattaaaatacCCTGCTAATGAGGTAACAATACACTTATCCATTACTATTTTGGCTACCTTGCGATCATTAACGCGATACAAACGAGTGATGCATTAGGACAATTACAGGATGTTATTCGCTGTTGTAACAGAGGCCAGCTAGTCTTTACGGTGCGGTGCGTATAATTCCATAATGTCCCAATCGGTCCGTCATGCGGGTCGAGCGCTCCGGGTGTGCCTGCTTCACTCTCCGTGCCCACGGCTTCGTCTCCCGCGACCCGCGCTCACGCGTCAAGAGACGGACGCGGAGGGTGAAGCGTGCCCGCGGTTTCGGAGCCCTCAACTCACATGACGGAGCGATTACCGGTTCGCCTCCCGCTTAGAGCGACAGCTGTTAAGTAATTTCACAATGAATGTAGGCTATTACGGAGGAAGTTAAATGTTTGCTAATATTATCACTAatacttatttgtgtttcatatACTGAGTAGCCATTAAACTTCATTATATGAGTGTggaattcctctttaaactaATCTATGTGAAGTAAACTGATTAAATTGCCATTTCAGACTACAAACAAcatgtcacatttaaaacaatcaaattaacttataaaacatcttacattTTGAGATTTAAGACTACTGTAAGGTTATCCTAACTTTAAGATGTTATTTAAGACGAGAATTGGAATtcttcttaatttttttcttaagaacatacttaaggaaaaaaataagaactttcttaagaagcttttttgagaatacaaaatattcttaacttttttcttaagctagaatttaagataaaaatggCAGTTAAGAAGATTTTTCTTCTTAAGAATGTTTTGTGAATCCGGCCCCATGTGCAGGTGTTTAATGAATATTTTTCAGGTCAGCCTGTTATTGTGGCATCAGCCTTCAGTTAAACAGATTCTAATATCAACTGTGATTGTTCGCTTTacagtactgtactgtaaagCGAAACAATCACAGTTGATATAAGAATACATGTTGGTCAAATGTCTTTTTGTCTAAGCGGATGGTTCATGGTCACAAAAGCTGCACAAAGCTCCAGATGTGATGGCCATAGTGAACAGTCTGGTATTATGTTTAGTCAAATTACATTATATTCGCACCTgttcagcagtaaggagcggtTCCGCATTGATACAGGACACAATGATGGAATGCAGGTCCATTTGTTCCCTCAGGTCCTCATCATCAGAGAGATCCAGGTTCAAGCTCTCCAACCTCTGATGGAATTAAAGAGGGAAGGTGTAAGTCCTTTCTGAATACTGTCTATGAGATTAAGCAGCACAGACACAGGTTTTTGGTTTTGAACTCACAGGCCTGTTTTCAAGGCTTAGTGTTGAGAGATGAAGTGACCGAACCCGAGACTGATTCCAGTCCACTGCCATGACGTTGCCATAGTTCTTTGTGAGAGCATTCCAGACCCTGGACAAAAAAAGTGGGAGTCTATTACCAGAACCCCTTTCGCAAACATAAAATAGCCTCTTGTCGACAAAAATGCCCTATCTTTTTAATCGTTCAGAGTTTATGCAGTGCCTTCAAAATCTAAAGTGACAAaacctgaaataaataaatacatttatttatttattaattgtctCTTACAAACCAACAGTGAGAAATGCTGACTGTGGCAAGGAAGAAGTCTCTGTTTTAGAAGATGAGGAAGAAACCTGGGGAGGAATCAAAAGTCAGCTGGAAAAAGTCTTCCAGACAAATAGCATCAATGATGATATTcacaaaattaatatttaaggaattaattattatcataataaagacataatatagCAATCCATTTAGTACTGCAAAACCAATAATGTAATTTATAGATTATTTGGGGTTTCTTTGGAGGTGCATAGCTACAAAAGAAAACTGCTTGTgaagttaaaatgtttaaatgttaaagttaaaatgttttatggttttTTGCAGCTTCCCTATTCACGTGTATGTGTTTATAAGGCACTCTTGTCCGCACCATCATGGTGGCCCCGTTTACGTCCCGTCTAGATATTTATTATGTCTATGGTAAACACAAGACACCGTAAACAACGCTCACGTGCCATCCATTCATACTATTTcacaattatttttaaacatcaaGTTATCATTTGCaatataaatgacaaaaaagacaGAAAATAAAACCAGTACATAAGGAGATTTCACTATTTAGCACTGATGGCTTTCATTTTACCGGTACGAATCCCTTAGTGTACAGCTATGTCCCGTGATGACAAGCTTTTCGTttctaaaacaaataaaacaaaactaacATGATGACGTGCACTAATGCGGTATAACGGATACTGGTTTTGTTGACTTACTCATCACATTTAAGGGTCGTGTCCTCATTTATTCGATTCACTGGATCTATGATGGCGGGTTTAGTGTCTGTTTTTTGGAAGCAAAATTGTAACTTCTCGTCAAAGTGGCTGATCATCTTCTCCGTGGATGTGTAAGAGCTAAAATCAAACCCGTTTTCAGTGTTTGAATATTTATCCAACATCACGGACATCTCTGTGGGTGTGGGGTTCAGATGAATCTGCTGTCCCGTTACGCCTTTGAATAGATTAAAATCCTGCCACTCGTCATTCTCTCTGTGCACTGAAGGCTCGGCCATAACTGCAGCTAGAGAGACGAGACGATCTCCAATGGGAAGACAAGACAGACCCGTCCATGGCTGAAGCTTAccttatgaatattaattatacTGACAGTGAAGAAACCAGAAACGtgatatagagacagagcgcagcgcgtcacaacctgaaaaccacgcccaccgggggggaaagcaatccaacagtctccattgactttgtattgcaaaaggccgcctccttgtcatttctggcttataacaaaaaactgaataatgcctaaaagctgctttgggacaatatgtacagctaacaagccaaagaacacagaaataagtttttataagctgtcgagccgtaaaacccagtctttaaggagaataaagtggatcgccgattacgtttccccctattggacgcagttttactaataggagtactatgaaaagttgcctgtttccatttctgtgtctaaacgctcgttttttgaagtcgacagcccacaaaaaactatttatttatttttttggcgtgttagatgtacaccttgtcacacagcagcttttaggtattattctgtttttaagtttaatctgtaaataagtttttataagctgtcgaccccaaaaaacgagcgtttaaagacacaaaaatggacacaggcaacttttcaCAGCACTTCCAtcagtagaactgcgtccaccaGGGGGAAACGCAGTCGGCGATCCACCCCACTCTCCCCAAAGGCTGGGCTCCACGGCTCGACAGCCCACAAAAACCCATTTCTGGGTTCCTTGGCCTGCCAGCTGCACACACCGTCACACAGCAGCTTCCAGGCactattcagttttttgttataagccagaaatgacaaggaggcggcttctcgcaacacaaactcaatggagacggttggattgatttcccccccggtgggcgtggttttcaaatttgcataacggcgctctgtctctatcgATTAAATATTCATGAACAGAGCTTTTACACTGACACAGCTGCCAGCGTATTTCTTTCAACCAATTAGCTGAGACTACTGAGCGAACGTACCGTTACGTCATTAATACACATGAGTCTTTAGGTGCTTCTCAATTCTTATTTGTGCATCCTCGTTTATTTCCTCACGTAGCTCCACCCTCCAAGGATATTCAAGAGGAAAGCAGAGGtttatttgcataaagcatatatatatatatatatatatatatatttgcataaagcatatatatatatatatatatatatatatatatatatatatatatatatatatatatatatatatatatatatatatatatgtgaagagtttggttccacaacgcaataaatccattttgacaaatttcggtaaaaacgtgttttctataccaagaaagtgacaagatgaaaaccagtattttctgttacaaactttcacatagcatctttaggttataaaaacataaaaaattcaaatccataacttgattttcaaagatttattataaaaacgaattcttttttccacaaaatgcaataaatccatgacagttttttatttcaaaatgctataaatctattaaatcaatgtataaatgtgcattcatctttgccattttatatttatttagttgactagtggtatacaatgattaaaaaataaacatttatggcattaaccaaaacacttactttgttatattaagaacacaatgttttagcatgagcagcttgatgctgtctggagaacaagcaaccgagtgcctctcgcggaaattattagctgttgatggcttacgtttctttcccgtcacagaaaaccatcacaggtttggcaatgctattaaagtattattttgttttgtttgttgatcacgaagtacaaagtagatgaggaaaactaggactccgtgtactcagcgcgccgccatgtttgtttacattgcgtgaatggtccgctgtaatatcagaaatggatttaatgcattctgtaaaaaaggagcagtggcgtttgtcgcattttgggaaaaaagatgacagaatatcacggcgggtattggattttgcgtaaaattaattatttacttttaactactgacctgatataatactgattttggcagtaactcatttttttcaaaaatggcgtttattgcgttttggaaccaaactcttcatatatatatatatatatatatatatatatatatatatatatatatatatatatatatatatatatatatatatatatatatatatatatatatacgtatatatacAGGGGCGCAATGAACAGTTTCAAGGGGGGTATGCTAGACAGAATTTTGGGCCCCTTCCTTTAgaggattgtttgattttcatACCATAATGTGTAGCTATATAAAATGACTCAGTTGAGtgcgtttatttaattttacaggtCGCATTTGcaactaaaaataaatgcatgaagcaaaataaaaagatttattCGAAAAACAAATAGCCTACCATTTTAATCTGGTAAGGCAGAAAACATTCACGTGACTGATTTTAAAGAGATCACTAAAAGAAGAATAATGCATGGAGATGCATTTCTGAACCTATGGAAATCTATGGAAGGCGCTTTAAAAGTCGCGGCAGTCGAGTTTTCTGTGCGGTTTTAGAAGCGAAATGTGTACAATTATGTTTAGCCTAATAGTTCCTTCTTCCgagttcatattgatgatcttatagtccatttaaaaatgttcttacgAACTGACTGTATTCGTCAGAAAAACACTAAATAACTTATATTCTCTTTATGTCGTTTTATCTCTGAGTGTGGTAGTATGTGTTCCGTCCTCCGCTCATGACAAAAAGCGTGGCCggcaaaattaaaattaatattacgTTGATCTTTAAGAGTGAGTCTTTGCCCGCACACGCCCTTCGCCAGTGACACAGAAATTGCAAAAAGCACAATCGGCTTAAGTTTCaaatatgacgttgatttttaaAGTCAAAAGCATGCCGCATCAAATGTGCTGCTGATGGGCATGCAAATTTATTTCTGTGCACTGAAggctttttttaaagcaattaaagTGATATATCCCCTAATATGATTTTGCACATCCAACAACTATCATTACAAAGATAATACTGCATGTTTTGGTATTTGGTAATAGGCTATATTGCAGTAGTTCATATTTGTTACATAATGAAATGCACGGTGttctttttaatgttctttttctttcatatttacaacacttatcaacaaaacattgattaaaattaagagacaataTATattaaacgaaattcatttgaagcaaacaaaacttaatttaaagtCGAAAATTATGTCTTATGACCCACTCCTTTTGTAGCCTTCAATCCATTACAACTCCCAAAATATGACGTTTAAAATTAGAGTCTTaataattgaattaaattaaaacaaaacattaacaacattacaacaacatttaaacacaacaatactcaaacataaacattctctattaggatgcatgttaaaaacaatctgatatagcgtttataatagctgcacTAAGTTTACTATTTTGGGC from Misgurnus anguillicaudatus chromosome 10, ASM2758022v2, whole genome shotgun sequence encodes the following:
- the fez2a gene encoding fasciculation and elongation protein zeta-2 isoform X3, translated to MAEPSVHRENDEWQDFNLFKGVTGQQIHLNPTPTEMSVMLDKYSNTENGFDFSSYTSTEKMISHFDEKLQFCFQKTDTKPAIIDPVNRINEDTTLKCDEVWNALTKNYGNVMAVDWNQSRVRSLHLSTLSLENRPRLESLNLDLSDDEDLREQMDLHSIIVSCINAEPLLTAEQVIEEIEQIMQDSPEIKSNQNSPQSEFSVISQKTQRSHSNHVYEERARLMSVAELNQRLVDVEVTIRGYSEELIQHLATRDELEFEKEVKNSFISVLIDVQNCQKKHEEMLRKKRKVKNALHSRSERLPSSYFAPPRVRRGTSVVLLQNKSS